From Haloglomus litoreum, the proteins below share one genomic window:
- a CDS encoding CaiB/BaiF CoA transferase family protein, with protein MSGPLDGVEVVELGTAIAGPMVGKLLGDNGANVVKVERLEGGPHRWSPLWYDPEDVEDLTYRFLQLNTSKDSIAIDLKSEAGAEILWQLVDEADVLVENMRPGVLERLGFGWEELSERNPQLIHTSITGFGEDGPYADWPAVNNSVAAVAGWLDRIGDGDRPSTMRNLFAIDHLTGVYGALGTCMALVERGTTGEGTQVEVTMLDAAISFLSNLVAEYSASLGEDGVEPRYEEVYAPNGVYEVADGYMALWAPARWENFCEAIDRPEFADPDHRFATTRGRVEHDEDLREALEEVFRERTATEWASYFDERVRGVVCAPVNSMAEVFEDPQVRHRESIVHRTHPEMGEYAVPRSPVTFPGRSSDVGHAPLLGGDTDTILTALGYPEERIAALHDAEVVR; from the coding sequence ATGAGCGGTCCGCTGGACGGGGTCGAGGTGGTCGAACTGGGAACGGCCATCGCGGGCCCGATGGTCGGGAAGCTCCTCGGCGACAACGGCGCGAACGTGGTCAAGGTCGAGCGCCTCGAGGGCGGCCCGCACCGGTGGAGCCCACTCTGGTACGACCCCGAGGACGTGGAGGATCTTACCTACCGGTTCCTCCAGCTGAACACCAGCAAGGACTCCATCGCCATCGACCTCAAGTCCGAGGCGGGGGCGGAGATCCTCTGGCAGCTCGTCGACGAGGCGGACGTCCTGGTCGAGAATATGCGTCCCGGCGTGCTGGAGCGCCTCGGGTTCGGCTGGGAGGAGCTCTCCGAGCGGAACCCGCAGCTGATCCACACGTCCATCACCGGCTTCGGCGAGGACGGCCCGTACGCCGACTGGCCGGCGGTGAACAACTCCGTCGCGGCCGTGGCGGGCTGGCTCGACCGGATCGGCGACGGTGACCGGCCGTCGACGATGCGGAACCTGTTCGCCATCGATCACCTGACCGGCGTCTACGGGGCGCTCGGGACGTGCATGGCGCTGGTCGAGCGCGGGACGACCGGCGAGGGCACGCAGGTCGAGGTGACGATGCTCGACGCGGCGATCTCCTTCCTGAGCAACCTCGTCGCGGAGTACTCCGCGAGCCTCGGCGAGGACGGCGTCGAGCCGCGCTACGAGGAGGTCTACGCACCGAACGGGGTCTACGAGGTCGCGGACGGGTACATGGCGCTGTGGGCGCCGGCCCGGTGGGAGAACTTCTGCGAGGCCATCGACCGGCCGGAGTTCGCCGATCCGGACCACCGCTTCGCCACGACACGGGGACGCGTCGAGCACGACGAGGACCTCCGGGAGGCGCTGGAGGAGGTGTTCCGGGAGCGGACCGCCACAGAGTGGGCGTCGTACTTCGACGAGCGCGTGCGTGGGGTGGTGTGCGCGCCGGTCAACTCGATGGCCGAGGTGTTCGAGGACCCGCAGGTCCGCCACCGCGAGTCCATCGTCCACCGCACGCACCCGGAGATGGGGGAGTACGCGGTCCCCCGGTCGCCGGTCACCTTCCCCGGTCGGTCGAGCGATGTCGGCCACGCCCCGTTGCTCGGTGGGGACACCGACACGATCCTGACGGCGCTGGGCTACCCCGAGGAGCGAATCGCAGCGCTCCACGACGCCGAGGTCGTCCGCTGA
- a CDS encoding ABC transporter ATP-binding protein has protein sequence MTFVEIRNLRKTYEDVVALNNVSLDIEEGEFVSILGPSGSGKTTMLKSIAGFVDPDQGSITVGGENILGLPPEDRNLGLVFQRLALFPHMDVFDNVAFGLRHRLDLSEAEIEERVADVLELVSLPGYEDRSIRNLSGGEQQRVALARVMVLEPDVLLYDEPLSDLDRQLREEMRREIKDLHDRLEITSIYVTHNQREALTLSDRVLVLHNGEKIRYDPPSDIYQNPQSEFVADFVGDSNFITGTVSRQNGTGTFENDTFSLPIEDVTTEGESLLYIRPEDVRLEAGSGGENGSYSGTLTSVVHLGSVTEYQVTVGDTSFLVTELGTPKYDEGDEVTVSFDDYGLMEA, from the coding sequence ATGACATTCGTCGAGATACGGAACCTACGGAAGACGTACGAGGACGTCGTCGCACTGAACAACGTCTCCCTGGACATCGAGGAGGGGGAGTTCGTCTCCATCCTCGGGCCCTCCGGATCGGGAAAGACGACGATGCTCAAATCCATCGCCGGGTTCGTCGATCCGGACCAGGGGTCGATCACGGTCGGCGGGGAGAACATCCTCGGGCTCCCGCCCGAGGACCGGAACCTCGGGCTGGTCTTCCAGCGACTCGCGCTGTTCCCCCACATGGACGTGTTCGACAACGTCGCGTTCGGGCTCCGACACCGGCTCGACCTCTCCGAGGCCGAGATCGAGGAGCGGGTCGCCGACGTGCTGGAGCTCGTCTCGCTGCCCGGCTACGAGGACCGGAGCATCCGGAACCTCAGCGGCGGGGAGCAACAGCGGGTCGCTCTGGCGCGCGTGATGGTCCTCGAACCCGACGTGCTGCTGTACGACGAACCGCTCTCGGACCTCGACCGACAGCTCCGCGAGGAGATGCGTCGCGAGATCAAGGACCTCCACGACCGGCTGGAGATCACCTCCATCTACGTCACCCACAACCAGCGCGAGGCGCTGACCCTCTCCGACCGGGTCCTCGTCCTCCACAACGGGGAGAAGATCCGCTACGACCCGCCCTCGGATATCTACCAGAACCCCCAGTCCGAGTTCGTCGCCGACTTCGTCGGCGACTCGAACTTCATCACCGGGACGGTCTCCCGGCAGAACGGGACCGGGACCTTCGAGAACGACACGTTCTCGCTTCCGATCGAGGACGTCACGACCGAGGGGGAGTCACTGCTGTACATTCGGCCCGAGGACGTCCGGCTCGAGGCCGGTAGCGGCGGCGAGAACGGGAGCTACAGCGGCACGCTCACCAGCGTCGTCCACCTCGGCTCCGTGACGGAGTACCAGGTCACCGTCGGGGACACCTCGTTCCTCGTGACGGAACTGGGGACCCCGAAGTACGACGAGGGTGACGAAGTGACGGTGAGCTTCGACGACTACGGACTCATGGAGGCCTGA
- a CDS encoding ABC transporter substrate-binding protein codes for MGANDRRPTRRRVLETLGASAGVVALAGCTGDGGDGGGDGGDGGGGGGDGGDGGGGGDGGGGGGGSAMATVKVTGTGGSWGDGRKKAFYDPFRNGSDPWKNEHKLDFTAQGLGQYLAKLTNKPDEPNHDLYEMRGPAARRLGEAGALAKQKGNVDSWSEIPEYLRNDYHASTLIAPYGIAWNKGKIDKEFNSWEDLLDSDFEGKMGLPGWGDMWGDEFFYTVNAALGGDLDNLDPGFNYIQELVEKTDPVLISSIDEARKLFKQEEIWISSFLSARTENITLNTEGEVEMGWKIPQEGTWFDSWSWGVAKNRSEDTKQGAFEFLDGAYSPGPQAQFAQVFGYPPAHPDSYELLPDDVIENHPNIKLSDAQLEALSQLDIDWLQVRKQQSEDANRWRQIVRG; via the coding sequence ATGGGTGCTAATGACAGACGCCCGACGCGGCGGAGAGTACTCGAAACACTCGGCGCCAGCGCCGGCGTCGTCGCTCTCGCGGGCTGTACCGGTGATGGGGGCGACGGTGGCGGCGATGGGGGCGACGGCGGCGGCGGTGGCGGTGACGGCGGCGACGGTGGTGGCGGTGGCGACGGCGGTGGCGGTGGCGGCGGCTCCGCCATGGCCACGGTCAAGGTCACCGGCACCGGCGGGAGCTGGGGCGACGGCCGGAAGAAGGCCTTCTACGACCCCTTCCGCAACGGCAGTGACCCCTGGAAAAACGAGCACAAGCTCGACTTCACGGCCCAGGGGCTCGGTCAGTACCTCGCGAAACTGACCAACAAACCGGACGAACCCAACCACGACCTCTACGAGATGCGAGGGCCGGCCGCTCGGCGCCTCGGGGAGGCCGGAGCGCTCGCGAAGCAGAAGGGGAACGTGGACTCCTGGAGCGAGATCCCGGAGTACCTGCGCAACGACTACCACGCCAGCACCCTCATCGCCCCGTACGGCATCGCCTGGAACAAGGGCAAGATCGACAAGGAGTTCAACAGCTGGGAGGACCTGCTCGACTCGGACTTCGAGGGCAAGATGGGACTGCCCGGCTGGGGGGACATGTGGGGCGACGAGTTCTTCTACACGGTGAACGCTGCACTGGGCGGCGACCTGGACAACCTCGACCCCGGCTTCAACTACATCCAGGAGCTCGTCGAGAAGACCGACCCCGTGCTCATCAGCAGCATCGACGAGGCCCGGAAGCTGTTCAAGCAGGAGGAGATCTGGATCAGCTCGTTCCTCTCGGCCCGGACGGAGAACATCACGCTGAACACCGAGGGTGAGGTCGAGATGGGCTGGAAGATCCCGCAGGAGGGCACCTGGTTCGACAGCTGGAGCTGGGGTGTCGCCAAGAACCGCTCGGAGGACACCAAGCAGGGCGCCTTCGAGTTCCTGGATGGTGCCTACAGTCCGGGGCCGCAGGCCCAGTTCGCCCAGGTGTTCGGCTACCCGCCGGCCCACCCGGACTCCTACGAGCTGCTCCCGGACGACGTCATCGAGAACCATCCGAACATCAAGCTCTCCGACGCGCAGCTGGAGGCCCTGAGCCAGCTCGACATCGACTGGCTCCAGGTCCGCAAGCAGCAGTCCGAGGACGCCAACCGGTGGCGGCAGATCGTCCGCGGATAG
- a CDS encoding ABC transporter permease codes for MNIGSYLRRPVNAVITSRDSRSLSRPAEVAAQFLYYLVLTTGLLVLTAPIIVIVGVSFNPTTRQIFPPSGFSLRWYEAFFAYPDFVEGFFFVSLPIAFIVGFLATALGVMAAYFVVRSGSDYESEASTFFLLPTVVPVGILGLALLIFFDRWDFLPAFAKLVLGHTLIGMPFAFLTSVSALRSVDTDLEQAARNLGATRLQAFRQVTLPLMRSGVISGYLLAFILSFSDINIALFLSNSNALTLPLAIFFFLQDNSSPIIAATATLKLLLILVLVLIIGRLVGFTAVVRD; via the coding sequence ATGAACATCGGCTCGTACCTCCGGCGCCCGGTCAACGCGGTCATCACGTCGCGGGACTCGCGGTCCCTCTCACGGCCCGCGGAGGTGGCGGCACAGTTCCTCTACTACCTCGTCCTCACGACGGGGCTGCTCGTCCTCACGGCGCCCATCATCGTCATCGTGGGCGTCTCGTTCAACCCGACGACCCGGCAGATCTTCCCGCCGAGCGGGTTCTCGCTGCGCTGGTACGAGGCCTTCTTCGCGTACCCCGACTTCGTCGAGGGCTTCTTCTTCGTCAGCCTGCCCATCGCGTTCATCGTCGGCTTCCTCGCCACGGCCCTCGGCGTGATGGCCGCGTACTTCGTCGTCCGCTCGGGGAGCGACTACGAGAGCGAGGCCTCGACGTTCTTCCTCCTGCCGACGGTGGTCCCGGTCGGCATCCTGGGACTCGCCCTGCTCATCTTCTTCGACCGCTGGGACTTCCTCCCGGCGTTCGCCAAGCTCGTTCTTGGCCACACACTCATCGGGATGCCGTTCGCCTTCCTCACGTCCGTAAGCGCCCTGCGCTCGGTCGATACGGACCTCGAACAGGCCGCCAGGAACCTCGGTGCCACGCGGCTCCAGGCGTTCCGGCAGGTCACGCTCCCGCTGATGCGTAGCGGTGTCATCTCCGGCTACCTGCTCGCGTTCATCCTGTCGTTCTCCGACATCAACATCGCGCTGTTCCTCTCGAACAGCAACGCCCTGACGCTCCCGCTGGCCATCTTCTTCTTCCTGCAGGACAACTCCTCGCCCATCATCGCGGCGACGGCGACCCTGAAGCTCCTGCTCATCCTCGTCCTGGTGCTCATCATCGGACGGCTCGTCGGCTTCACGGCCGTCGTCCGGGACTGA
- a CDS encoding ABC transporter permease produces the protein MLSQLTRMADVTRERMNGSVGDWLDRQSLTSVPPVLYILVLLVVPVAYIIYISWFEYNALTIVSTDFTTQYYEQLLLESFYRNVLWYTFKVAIITSVLCAVLGYGLGYFIANTTPLKRQITLFSVFLPLMVGTVTRLYGWMILLGGGGVINTYLDSLFGFQMELIGNTNAIIIGMVGVFLPFVVLPVYSAVEDIPESYVLAARNLGANRAESFVEVTLPLSLHGLLSGTVIVFALSMSTIVTPQILGGRTNLMMGELMYSMASNFNWPFASAIATVLAVLTISAVYGYFNVFRTRMEVES, from the coding sequence ATGCTCAGTCAACTCACCCGCATGGCCGACGTGACCCGCGAGCGGATGAACGGCAGCGTCGGCGACTGGCTGGATCGTCAGTCGCTCACCTCCGTCCCGCCGGTCCTGTACATCCTCGTCCTCCTCGTCGTCCCCGTCGCCTACATCATCTACATCAGCTGGTTCGAGTACAACGCCCTGACCATCGTCTCGACGGACTTCACGACGCAGTACTACGAGCAGCTCCTCCTCGAGTCGTTCTACCGGAACGTCCTCTGGTACACGTTCAAGGTCGCCATCATCACGTCGGTCCTGTGTGCGGTGCTGGGGTACGGCCTCGGCTACTTCATCGCGAACACGACGCCCCTGAAGCGGCAGATTACGCTCTTCTCGGTCTTCCTGCCGCTGATGGTCGGTACCGTCACGCGCCTGTACGGCTGGATGATCCTGCTCGGCGGCGGCGGCGTCATCAACACGTACCTGGACTCCCTGTTCGGTTTCCAGATGGAGCTCATCGGCAACACGAACGCCATCATCATCGGGATGGTCGGGGTCTTCCTCCCGTTCGTCGTGCTGCCGGTGTACTCCGCCGTGGAGGACATCCCGGAGTCGTACGTCCTCGCGGCACGGAACCTGGGTGCGAACCGGGCGGAGTCGTTCGTGGAGGTGACGCTCCCCCTGAGCCTCCACGGGCTCCTCTCGGGGACCGTCATCGTCTTCGCTCTCTCGATGAGCACCATCGTCACGCCGCAGATCCTCGGCGGCCGGACCAACCTGATGATGGGTGAACTGATGTACAGCATGGCGAGCAACTTCAACTGGCCGTTCGCGAGCGCTATCGCGACCGTCCTGGCGGTGCTCACCATCTCCGCCGTGTACGGCTACTTCAACGTCTTCCGAACTCGCATGGAGGTGGAGTCATGA
- a CDS encoding enoyl-CoA hydratase/isomerase family protein has protein sequence MSTFDTITLQRAGNGRVTVLLDRPDSLNTLTPGMKDEIETALDDLRADDDVRVVVLRGRDGVFCAGSDVSGSDDDEGGGEKQVHELLERRRRDRAFYRTLDRFPKPIVAAIEGYALGAGCEIACCCDTRVAAESANIGLPEAKLGGIPNGGGTQRLTRLVGASRARDMVMRGKHYAATEMAECGFVHELAPEDEFEGLLESVVGDYLNRAPIALAIAKQLVTQGADASLESGLVMEGLGATAVSFTEDVEEGMAAFREDRDPEFRGR, from the coding sequence ATGTCGACGTTCGACACCATCACCCTGCAGCGTGCCGGGAACGGCCGCGTGACGGTACTGCTCGACAGACCGGACAGCCTGAACACCCTCACGCCGGGGATGAAAGACGAGATCGAGACCGCGCTCGACGACCTCCGGGCCGACGACGACGTCCGCGTCGTGGTCCTCCGGGGCCGGGATGGCGTCTTCTGTGCGGGGTCGGACGTCAGCGGGTCCGACGACGACGAGGGCGGCGGCGAGAAGCAGGTCCACGAACTCCTGGAACGGCGGCGACGGGATCGCGCGTTCTACCGGACGCTCGACCGCTTCCCGAAACCCATCGTCGCCGCCATCGAGGGGTACGCCCTCGGCGCCGGGTGCGAGATCGCCTGCTGCTGTGACACGCGGGTCGCGGCCGAGTCCGCGAACATCGGGCTCCCGGAGGCGAAACTCGGGGGCATCCCCAACGGCGGCGGTACCCAGCGGCTCACGCGACTGGTCGGGGCCTCGCGTGCGCGTGACATGGTGATGCGGGGCAAGCACTACGCCGCGACGGAGATGGCCGAGTGCGGGTTCGTCCACGAACTCGCCCCCGAGGACGAGTTCGAGGGACTGCTGGAGTCGGTGGTCGGGGACTACCTGAACCGGGCGCCCATCGCCCTGGCGATCGCCAAGCAACTGGTCACCCAGGGAGCCGACGCCTCGCTGGAGAGTGGCCTCGTCATGGAGGGGTTGGGCGCGACCGCCGTCTCGTTCACCGAGGACGTCGAGGAGGGGATGGCGGCCTTCCGGGAGGACCGGGACCCCGAGTTCCGGGGACGGTGA
- the rdfA gene encoding rod-determining factor RdfA → MHENGPTSAAEDGSAVADGGHRSKVERVIAEYGLEGLGDELERRWLGEGREQQSLRDLADHFNERLLRRAMTVAGADPLQGESENLYRILTDDDVTQGMRTQARRSLEEAGVDPDALLEDFVSHQAIHTYLRKYRKVEQETPDDQREKRLEAIQRLESRLDAVTTRNVENLHATGRLDIGEFDVLTNVRIVCRDCGQQYSPAELFEQGGCECDAS, encoded by the coding sequence ATGCACGAGAACGGCCCCACATCGGCCGCGGAGGACGGTTCCGCGGTCGCCGACGGCGGACACCGGAGCAAGGTCGAACGGGTCATCGCGGAGTACGGGCTGGAGGGGCTCGGGGACGAACTCGAGCGGCGGTGGCTCGGTGAGGGACGCGAGCAACAGAGCCTGCGGGACCTCGCCGACCACTTCAACGAACGGTTGCTCCGCCGGGCGATGACGGTCGCCGGGGCCGACCCGCTGCAGGGGGAATCCGAGAATCTGTACCGCATCCTGACCGACGACGACGTCACGCAGGGGATGCGGACGCAGGCGCGGCGCTCGCTCGAGGAGGCCGGCGTCGACCCCGATGCGCTGCTCGAGGACTTCGTCTCGCACCAGGCCATCCACACCTACCTCCGCAAGTACCGCAAGGTCGAGCAGGAGACGCCGGACGACCAGCGGGAGAAACGGCTCGAGGCGATCCAGCGACTGGAGAGCCGACTCGATGCCGTCACCACCCGGAACGTGGAGAACCTGCACGCGACCGGACGCCTGGACATCGGGGAGTTCGACGTCCTCACCAACGTCCGTATCGTCTGCCGGGACTGCGGTCAGCAGTACTCACCGGCCGAGCTGTTCGAGCAGGGCGGCTGCGAGTGCGACGCGTCGTGA